The nucleotide window ACGCGCGCGATTCCGAAGTCGAGCAGCTTCACGTGTCCATCGCGGGTCACCAGAATGTTGCTCGGCTTGAGGTCGCGGTGCACCACCAGGTTGCCGTGCGCATACTGCACCGCGCTGCACACGGACTGAAACAGGTCCAGGCGCTCTTCGATGGAAAGGCGGTTTTCGTCGCAGTACTCGTTGATGGGATGGCCGTCCACGTACTCCATGGTGAAGTACGGCAGGCCGTCTTCGGTCATGCCCCCATCCAGCAGCGTACCGATGTTGGGGTGTTGCAGGCGCGCGAGAATGCGGCGCTCGGCGTGGAAGCGGGCGAGGATGGTCTCGGAATCCATTCCGCGCTTGATCAGTTTCAGCGCGACCTTCTGCTCGAACGCTCCCTCGGCGCGCTCGGCGAGATACACGGCGCCCATTCCGCCGGCGCCGATGACACCCACGATCCGGTAGGCTCCCACACGCGTTCCCTCGGGGAGCGTGGCGGACTGTGGGCGCGGAGGCGGATCGATGGCGTCGATGGCGCGGCCTTCGAGGAGGCTGTGGGGCGCGTCGTCGGCCTTCAGGAGCGCAACCACCTCGTCGTACAGCGCTCCGTCACCGGCGCACTCCCTGCGCAGGAAGCCCTCGCGCTCCCCTTCCGGGAGTTCGACGGCCTCATTGAAGAGCGCCTCGACGCGTTGCCAGCGGCCGGTGTCCATCAGGGCGTCAACTCGCGGGAGAGCCAGGCGCGCGCGAGCCGCCAGTCGCGGCGCACCGTGGGCACGGAAACGCCAATCACCTCCGCGATCTCCTCGTGCGTGAGCCCCCCAAAGAAGCGGTACTCCACCACCGCCGCCTGGCGGTCACTCAAGGCCTTGAGCCGCGTCAGCGCCTCGTCGAGGTCGATCAGCTGGTCGGCGCGCGTTTCACGCGGGACCAGGTCGTCATCGAAGGTGGTAGCAATCATGTCGCCGCCGCGCTTCTGCGCGCGGCGCTGCTGGGCGTAGTTGATGAGGATGCGGCGCATGGCCTGGCTGGCCACCCCGAGAAAATGGGCCCGGTTCTGCCAGTTGACGCGGCTCTGGTCGACCAGCTTCAGGTAGGCCTCGTGGACCAGGGCGGTGGCGTTGAGGGTGTGGTCCTTGCGTTCCCGGCGCAGCTGGTTCTCGGCCATGCCATGGAGTTCGTCATAGATCAGCGGCAGGAGCGCGTTGACAACATCCTGATTGCCACCGGCGAGTTCGGCGAGCAACAGTGTGATATCCTTGCCGGGCGGAGGCATGGGTCAATGATACACGCTCCGGGGCGATGCCTCCACCCCACCGCGACCTCGCTCTGGACACGGTTCGGGACCTTTTGTAAGTGTTGGCCTATGACCGTTCTCCTCTTTTTCCTCGGTCTGGCCCTGCTCGTAGCAGGTGGCGAAATCCTCGTTCGCGGTGCCTCGCGTCTTGCCCGCCGGGCCGGCATCTCGGAGCTGGTGGTGGGGCTCACCGTCGTCGCCTTCGGAACCAGCACTCCGGAACTCGTGGTGAGTACCATCGCGGCGCTGCAGGACCGCAGCGAGATCGCGGTGGGAAACGTGGTGGGCAGCAATATCTTCAACGTGCTGTTCATCCTGGGCATCGCGGCCCTGGTCCGGCCGCTGGTGGTGGCACGGACCCTGGTGCGGCGCGATATCCCCATCATGATCGCGTCCTCGCTCCTCTTGTGGCTGTTTGCTCTGGACCGGCTGATCTCGAAACCCGAGGCCGCGCTATTCGTGGCGGGCATTCTCTCGTTTACCGGCTACACGGTGTGGGCGGCGCGGCGGGAACCGGCGGAGCAGGATTCCAATCCGCTACCAGCGGGAAGGCTCAGCTGGCTGACGGATCTCGTGAGCGTGCTGATCGGGCTCGTGCTCCTCGTACTCGGAGCACGCTGGCTGGTGAGTGCCGCCGTCACCACCGCGCGCGCACTGGGTGTGGATGAGTCCGTGATTGCCCTGACCATCGTTGCGGCGGGAACAAGTCTTCCGGAGGTGGTCACATCCGTGGTGGCCACGGCGCGCGGGAAGAGCGATATCGCGGTGGGAAACATCGTGGGGAGCAACATTTTCAATATTCTGTGCATCGTGGGAATCTCGGCGATGTTCAACCCGGAGGGATTGCGCGTGGCGCCGTCGGTGGAGAACTTTGATCTGCCCGTGATGATCGTGGTGGCGGTTGCGTGCCTGCCGTTCCTTGCCACCGGACACCGGCTTGCCCGCTGGGAGGGCGCCGTGTTCCTCGGGTATTACGCGCTCTATACGACGTACCTGATTCTCGACACCCGGCAACACGCCGCGCTGCCGCTCCTGGGGTGGGTCACGGCGTGGTTCGTCCTCCCACTGACCGCCCTGACCCTCGTCGTGGTCGCACTGCGCGCACGCAAGCACGCCCCAACACGCCAGCGCTGAAGCACCCGGCCAGCGTCGGCGGGGCTCCCATCACTCCCTCACAGGACTTTGGAGAAGATGAAGCGTTCGATTATCCACGCAAATACGATGCACGCAGGCAGCGTGAACACCCACGCCGCGACAATCTTCCCCGCCACGCCCCAGCGCACCGCGGAGAGGCGGCGGGTGGCGCCCACGCCCATGATGGTGGAGGTGATGACGTGCGTGGTGCTCACCGGCAGCCCCACGTGGCTCGCCCCCAGAATCACCGCGGTGGCGGCGGTCTCGGCCGCAAACCCGTGCACCGGTTCCAGGCGCAGCATGCGCACGCCGATGGTACGGATCACCTTCCACCCGCCCATGGCGGTGCCGAGCCCCATGGCGATGGCGCACACCAGCACCACCCAGCGCGGCACATCGATGGTCGCAATGTAACCGCCGCTGAACAGCGACAGCGTAATGATCCCCATGACCTTCTGCGCGTCATTGGAACCATGCCCGAAGGCCATGAATGCGCTGGAGAGGAGTTGTAATCGGCCGAAGCGCTTGTTCAGCGTTCCCGGCGAGGTATGACCGAAAAAGCGCAGGATGAGTTTCATCAACAGGAAACCCATGGCCAGTCCGATAACGGGAGAGATCAGCAGCGCGGCGAAGATCTTCTGCAACCCGCTTGCGTTGAGAACTCCCCAGCCCGCGTGCGCCGCCGCCGCGCCCATCAGGCTCCCGATCAGGGCGTGCGAGGCGCTCACCGGCAGACCAATGAGAGTCATGGCGCCGTTCCACACAAACCCCGCAATCAGGGCGCTCACCACTACGCCTTCCGTGATACCCGACGGATCGACCACACCTTTGCCGATGGTCTTTGCGACCGCCGTGGAGGCCATTGCCCCCAGGATGTTCATGCAAGCCGCCATGGTCACCGCCCAGCGCGGAGACAACACCCGCGTGGAGACAACCGTGGCGATTGCGTTGGCGGAGTCATTCCAGCCATTGCTGATGTCAAACAGAATGGCCAGGATGACGGTGAGAGCAACGATCTCAAGCATACTTGAGGATTACTGACTCGATGGTGTTGGCAACGTCCTCGCACTTGTCGGTGGCGAGTTCCAGGTGCTCGAGGATTTCCTTCCACTTGATGATGAGGATGGGATCCTTTTCCTGCGTGAACAGCGCAGCGATCTCCTTGCGGAACAACTCGTCGGCGGCGTTCTCGAGCCGGTTGATCTCGATGCAACTCTCGAGTGCGGCCGCATACTTCTTGCGCCGCAACTCCTGCATGGCCCGGTGGACCACGATGGTGTTCTCCTGCAGCGAACGCGCCAGTGCGGTTGCCCCCGGGCGCCCCTGCGTCACCTTGAACAGGGCCACGCGATCGCCCGCGGCCCACAGCAGATCCAGCACGTCGTCCAGCGACGAGGCCAGCGCATGGATGTCTTCGCGGTCGATGGGCGTCACGAACGTCTGTCCGAGCTGCTGCATGACCTCGTGTGTCAGATCGTCGTTCGCGTGCTCGATATCGTGGATACGCTTGATGTGATCGTCGATGTTTTCAAATCTCTCGAACAGTTCGACGAGGATGTTTGCGGCTTCGATGGTGTTGCTGCCGGCTTTTTCGAATTGGGAGAAGAAGTCGACTTCTTTGGGAAAGAACCGGATGGCCATTGACCGAACCCTCCTGGCACCGGTGTATGTGGTGATGCCCAGACCGGGCCGCATTATAGCGGCCCGGTCGTGGGATGCGCAATGGGCTACTTGAGGAGGACGGCCTTGCGAACGAAGCTATCGGCTTCGGTCGTCATGCGGATCAGGTAGATACCCGACGCCACCGGCTCGCCTCGCCCGTCGCGCCCGCTCCAGGTGACACGGTGGACACCCGCCGGGCGATCGCCATCTACCAGCGTGGTCACGCGCGCCCCGGTGACATCGAAGATGTCGATACGCACCGGCTGCCGTGAGGCCAGCGAGTAGCGGATGCTGGTGGAGGGGTTGAAGGGATTCGGGTACGCCGGGAACAGCTCTGTCCTCGCCAGCGGCGCGTCGTCGATGCCCGTCGGCACCACGTCCACGCTGATGGTGTCGGTGGCCATCGCCACCGGCGCGTTGCGCCCCTGGGCCACCCAGGCGTTGTACAGGTCGAGTCCCGCGGTGTTGGTGTGGTTCTCGTCGCGCAGGAACTCGATGTACTCCTTGGAGGTGGTCTGATAGTTGAGGGTCACTTCCACGAAGCGAACCTCGGTGGGCAACGCGTACGTCGTCTCGTCCCAGTATTGCCCATCGGCGTAGGCATAGCCCACCGGCGGCGACTGCACATTGGTGAAGTTGGCGTTGGTGAACCCGCGCGGGGGAATACGGTTGTCCTTGTACACGGTGTCGTTGAGCACAAAGTGGAACGACGGGCCGGCGGGAAGCCCGATGATGGGCGAGAGGCGCTCCGACACACCGATCTTGATCTCGTATATCTTGGCGTCGGCGTCGTGTTCCAGAACCCCGGTGGCGGGGTCGTAGGCCCCGGACTCGTACACAAGCGCATTGCCGGCGTCATACCCCTTCACGTTGAGCCACACGCGCCGCCCCTCGGGATAGCCCGACGGCAGTTTGTGTGCGGTCTCGTTGGTGACCGTCACCGTCACCGTGGGGTTGGGTCCGTCCTGACCCGCGGAGAGCGCGAGTGACGCCGCCATTTGCAGCATCGTCGTGGCCCGTGCCTTGGCGGCCTGGAGTTGCGCGACGTCCACCTCGCCCGGGAAGAAGGTGGGGATGATGTCCGGCAGGAAGGTGTTGCCGCCGGTGAGGTCGTGCAGCGGCAGATCGGTGCGCGTGGGTGCACCGGGTTCGCTGCATCCCTTGCCGCTCACGTCCCGCATGTGGCAGTCCTGGCAGGTGGACACGATCCCGCCCGGCTTGTTGCCGGCGAACTGCGGCGCGTACACGCCGCCGTTGGCGTAGTCACTCTGCGACCACTCGCTGAACGTGCGCTCCACGGGGAACATGTTGCGCAGGTTGCCATCGGGGTGCGGCGCATCCAGCGCGCCGGGCACATAGCGCCCCGGCGCCCCGTCGTACTCGAACACGGGGTTGCTCACGTCGTGGCAGGTTCCGCACGCGTCGGCGCGATGGAAGGGCGACTCGATGAACGCGTGGCTGGCCTGAGCGTCCGCGTAGGGACCGCGCTTGGCCGGATCCGGATCCAGAACGAATTGCCCGTTGGCGGGTTGGACCGGAACGGTTGTCAGCGAATCGAGCACGGCCACGTCCGCCACCGGGCTGATGCCGGGCTTGTAGATCGGATCGACCAGGCGGTGGCAGAAGTCGCACTGCACGCCCTCGCGGTCCCTGGCGTTTATCAGCCCGCCACTGGTGTCCACGGAGCGCCCCTCCGCCCAGCCACCCGGTGTGTGGCAGCGGATGCACAGGTCGCCCACCGAGGGGGCATCCTGTTCGGCGATGGCGAGGCAGGCGAGGAACAGCGGATCGCGCATGGCCTGCGCCATCATACTGCCGCGCCACTGGTACCATGGCTCCACGGCGGAATCGTAGTTGCCGTGGCAGGTGACGCAGTTGGTATCCGCACTCTCGAAGACGAGCGCAAAGGGCTGCGTGCCGGGGAGGTCCATGTCGCGAAACGTGGTGAGGCCGGGCAGCGCGGTGATGGTAAACGTGCCCGCACCCCATGCGGCGCCGTAGTTGCCCGCGTTGTCCTTGGCCATCACGCGAATGATATTCTGCGAACCCGGGCGGTTGGGGATGAACCAGTCGTAGCTGCCATCGTCCGTTTCGGCGAACGACACCGGCCTGAAGGTCACGCCACCGTCGTCGGAATGGTAGATCGTCACCGAGGCAATGCCGCTGGCATCCGAGGCGTTCCAGGTGACCGGCACCACCGCGTTGGCGGCCAGAACCTGCCCGCCGTTGGGCGAGAGCACGGCCACCACCGGCGGTGTGATGTCTTCGGAGCCCATGGGCGTCAGGTAGGGCGTGATCTCCGACACGGTGACATTACTGACCAGCACCTCGTTGCCGGCCTTGAGCCCGGGGAACGTGGGTGTGTTGCTGAACACCGTATTCGTGATCTCCACCAGGCTCGTGTAGCCGTCGTTGTCCGAGTCGAGGTTCTCGATGGACTGAATGGCCTCTTCCGTCGTCGCGTACTGCGCCGAACCGATGGCAACTTCGACTTTGGCGCCATAGGCATTGCGCGCTCCGCCGCCGCCAAAGTCGTAGTGGCACACGCCGCAGTGGCTCGCGTTGCTGGGCAGGTCGTCCAGCCGCGTGCCCTCAGCCGAGGTATAGACGTCAAAAAACGCTCTGCGAATGGGAGGACGGGCGTCGGCGGGCACCGGCGCAAGGGCCGAGACGATCGCCGTGATTGCAAGCGTTGCCGCAATTCCGAAGGTGGCTCTCATTGCTGCCTCCTCGGCGGCCACTGCGACCGGGCAGCCGCGAGAATATATGGTGGGACGGCGCGGCCGGAAAATCAGCGGGCCGGCGACCCAGAAGGTGCCGGCCCGCGTCATGCGTCAGCGGAGGTGGCCGCATTTTCCCCCACCGAACGCGACTAAGCGCCTCTATTCGAGCGCTTCCCGCGCGCGTCCGCCGACCCCGCACCTCCCAGTCACACCCTCGACGATTCGGACGCTAATTCCACAACCCCACACAGGAAGAAGATACACGAGATTGAGACTTTTGTCTCTTTTTTTCTCAAGGTATTTGAGAATTTTTTAACTATTTAAACTGCAATAAGTTAGACAAGCTTTTGCGGGTCCAACACC belongs to Candidatus Krumholzibacteriia bacterium and includes:
- a CDS encoding sigma-70 family RNA polymerase sigma factor; amino-acid sequence: MPPPGKDITLLLAELAGGNQDVVNALLPLIYDELHGMAENQLRRERKDHTLNATALVHEAYLKLVDQSRVNWQNRAHFLGVASQAMRRILINYAQQRRAQKRGGDMIATTFDDDLVPRETRADQLIDLDEALTRLKALSDRQAAVVEYRFFGGLTHEEIAEVIGVSVPTVRRDWRLARAWLSRELTP
- a CDS encoding calcium/sodium antiporter; this translates as MTVLLFFLGLALLVAGGEILVRGASRLARRAGISELVVGLTVVAFGTSTPELVVSTIAALQDRSEIAVGNVVGSNIFNVLFILGIAALVRPLVVARTLVRRDIPIMIASSLLLWLFALDRLISKPEAALFVAGILSFTGYTVWAARREPAEQDSNPLPAGRLSWLTDLVSVLIGLVLLVLGARWLVSAAVTTARALGVDESVIALTIVAAGTSLPEVVTSVVATARGKSDIAVGNIVGSNIFNILCIVGISAMFNPEGLRVAPSVENFDLPVMIVVAVACLPFLATGHRLARWEGAVFLGYYALYTTYLILDTRQHAALPLLGWVTAWFVLPLTALTLVVVALRARKHAPTRQR
- a CDS encoding inorganic phosphate transporter; translation: MLEIVALTVILAILFDISNGWNDSANAIATVVSTRVLSPRWAVTMAACMNILGAMASTAVAKTIGKGVVDPSGITEGVVVSALIAGFVWNGAMTLIGLPVSASHALIGSLMGAAAAHAGWGVLNASGLQKIFAALLISPVIGLAMGFLLMKLILRFFGHTSPGTLNKRFGRLQLLSSAFMAFGHGSNDAQKVMGIITLSLFSGGYIATIDVPRWVVLVCAIAMGLGTAMGGWKVIRTIGVRMLRLEPVHGFAAETAATAVILGASHVGLPVSTTHVITSTIMGVGATRRLSAVRWGVAGKIVAAWVFTLPACIVFAWIIERFIFSKVL
- a CDS encoding DUF47 family protein; the protein is MAIRFFPKEVDFFSQFEKAGSNTIEAANILVELFERFENIDDHIKRIHDIEHANDDLTHEVMQQLGQTFVTPIDREDIHALASSLDDVLDLLWAAGDRVALFKVTQGRPGATALARSLQENTIVVHRAMQELRRKKYAAALESCIEINRLENAADELFRKEIAALFTQEKDPILIIKWKEILEHLELATDKCEDVANTIESVILKYA
- a CDS encoding T9SS type A sorting domain-containing protein; this translates as MRATFGIAATLAITAIVSALAPVPADARPPIRRAFFDVYTSAEGTRLDDLPSNASHCGVCHYDFGGGGARNAYGAKVEVAIGSAQYATTEEAIQSIENLDSDNDGYTSLVEITNTVFSNTPTFPGLKAGNEVLVSNVTVSEITPYLTPMGSEDITPPVVAVLSPNGGQVLAANAVVPVTWNASDASGIASVTIYHSDDGGVTFRPVSFAETDDGSYDWFIPNRPGSQNIIRVMAKDNAGNYGAAWGAGTFTITALPGLTTFRDMDLPGTQPFALVFESADTNCVTCHGNYDSAVEPWYQWRGSMMAQAMRDPLFLACLAIAEQDAPSVGDLCIRCHTPGGWAEGRSVDTSGGLINARDREGVQCDFCHRLVDPIYKPGISPVADVAVLDSLTTVPVQPANGQFVLDPDPAKRGPYADAQASHAFIESPFHRADACGTCHDVSNPVFEYDGAPGRYVPGALDAPHPDGNLRNMFPVERTFSEWSQSDYANGGVYAPQFAGNKPGGIVSTCQDCHMRDVSGKGCSEPGAPTRTDLPLHDLTGGNTFLPDIIPTFFPGEVDVAQLQAAKARATTMLQMAASLALSAGQDGPNPTVTVTVTNETAHKLPSGYPEGRRVWLNVKGYDAGNALVYESGAYDPATGVLEHDADAKIYEIKIGVSERLSPIIGLPAGPSFHFVLNDTVYKDNRIPPRGFTNANFTNVQSPPVGYAYADGQYWDETTYALPTEVRFVEVTLNYQTTSKEYIEFLRDENHTNTAGLDLYNAWVAQGRNAPVAMATDTISVDVVPTGIDDAPLARTELFPAYPNPFNPSTSIRYSLASRQPVRIDIFDVTGARVTTLVDGDRPAGVHRVTWSGRDGRGEPVASGIYLIRMTTEADSFVRKAVLLK